The DNA segment AAAAAATAATGTCAAATTGAAATCATACTAGGTATGATTTTTTATTTGAACAATCATGAACAATGTTCACTAATATATTAAGGGGTGATTAGATGCAAGCTATCATGGAAACTTTATTTGATGCATTATATTTGACTAGTGTAATTACTATAGGGATTATAATGATATTAAAGGGTGGAAATAATAAACAATTTAAATTATTTGGAATTATGGCAGTTGTACTAGGAGTAGGAGACTCTTTTCATTTAATACCTAGAGCATATGCTCTTCTTACTACAGGTCTAGAAAATAATGTTGCTGCACTCGGAATCGGGAAGTTTATTACATCTATTACGATGACAATTTTTTATGTGATTCTATATTATATATGGAGACAACGTTATAATATTAAAGGACGTAAAGAGATTACATTTACTATTTATGCTTTGGCTATTGTAAGAATAATATTATGTTTTTTACCTCAAAATGAATGGTTAAACCACAATTCACCTGTTTCATGGGGAATATATAGAAATATCCCATTTGCCATTATAGGAATTATAATTATATATATATTCAATTCAGAAGTTAAAAAACATGGTGATAAAAATTTTAAATTTATGGCTTTAGCTATTATACTATCTTTTGCATTATATGTACCAGTTGTATTATGGAGCAATGTATTTCCATTAGTCGGTGTACTAATGATACCTAAAACTCTTGCTTATGTTTGGATAGTACTTATGGGATATAATGAACTTAGATTGGAATCTAAAAATAAAGTAATATAAAAAATATATTAAATATGGAGGTATAAATAAATGAATCGTTATATAAAAACTGCAATTTATTATGCTATACTTGGACTTGCAACAGGTGTCTTTTATAGAGAATTCACNNNNNNNNNNNNNNNNNNNNNNNNNNNNNNNNNNNNNNNNNNNNNNNNNNNNNNNNNNNNNNNNNNNNNNNNNNNNNNNNNNNNNNNNNNNNNNNNNNNNNNNNNNNNNNNNNNNNNNNNNNNNCTAAAAATAAAGTAATATAAAAAATATATTAAATATGGAGGTATAAATAAATGAATCGTTATATAAAAACTGCAATTTATTATGCTATACTTGGACTTGCAACAGGTGTCTTTTATAGAGAATTCACTAAATTTAATGGAGTAGATGGAGAAACATCTTTAGCTTTTATACATGTTCATACATTGATTTTAGGTATGATATTTTTTCTAATTCTTTCGTTATTTGAAGATAAATTTCATATAAGTACTTTTAAAAGTTTTAAGGTTTTTAATATTTTTTATAATGCTGGACTTATGACAACTATAGGAATATTTTTAGTAAGGGGTATTACAGAAGTGTTAGAATCAAACATTAGTAGAGGTCTAGATAAAGCTTTAAGTGGAATAGCTGGGCTTGGACATATTTCTCTATCAATTGGACTTATAACAATGCTTTTAATTTTAAATAAAGCATCTAAAAAATTGAATAATCAAACACAAAAAATATAATTGCATTTTAGCTCATAGGGTAGAGAAAAACTATACAACCATTAATATTACTAGGATAGAGCAAAGTTTTTGATCTATCCTTTTCTATTTTTCTTATTTAATTTTTATAACTTATTATATAATCATAATATGTAAAAGTTAAAAAATTACTAATTAAATAAATTTATCATTTTCTTTTCTCTTTGACTCATTACTATTATCTCATTAACTATAAGTTTATATGCTAAATCTATCCTTTTATTTATTTCTATAATTACTTCATGAAAAAACTCTAGACTTGTTCATATATCATTTAATGCTCCTGATACTGCCATATAAGGAGTATTATCTTTTTTAACACTATTTCTATCACTTATCAAAGTTGAATAATTCAACAAGTACAAGCATATATTTTTAAAAGGAAAAGTAGCTATACAAATAACTTAACATAAAAATTAATATTAACTATTTAATTAAGTGTGTTAATACACCAAAAAGAAAGGGGTCTTAATGTGAAAAAAATTATTAATAATCCAGAAAATGTTGTAAATGAAATGCTAGAAGGAATATTAAAGGCTCACCCTAAGTATGTAAGAAGAATTGAAGGTACAGATGTTTTAGTTAGAAAAACATCACCAATAAAAGGTAAAGTAGCTTTAGTTAGTGGAGGAGGTAGTGGGCATGAACCTTCACATGCTGGATTCGTAGGAAAAGGAATGTTAAATGCAGCAGTATCAGGAGAAGTATTTACTTCACCAACCCCAGACCAGGTTTTTGAAGCTATTAAAGCAGTAGATGGAGGAAAAGGTGTTCTATTAATAGTCAAAAATTATACAGGAGATATAATGAACTTTGAAATGGCTGAAGAAATGGCTGAACTTGAAGATATTAAAGTAAAACATGTGGTAGTTAATGATGATGTTGCTGTTGAAGACAGCACATATACATCAGGTAGACGTGGAATAGCTGGAACCATTTTAGTTCATAAAATAGCAGGAGCTGCTGCTGAAAAAGGTATGAGCTTAGAAGATGTTCAAAGAATTGCTCAAAAAGTCATTAAAAATATTAGATCTATGGGTATGTCATTATCTTCTTGTATTGTCCCTGCTGCAGGAAAGCCAAGTTTTATATTAGAAGAAGATGAAATGGAAGTAGGGTTAGGTATTCATGGGGAGCCTGGAACTCATAGAGAAAAGATTAAAGAAGCTGATGAAATTACTAAAGAATTATTAGATAAAATACTAGAAGATATTAAAATAGAAGAAGATGATGAAGTAACAATATTAGTAAATGGCTTAGGTGCAACTCCTCTTATGGAACTTTATATAATGAATAGACACCTTCATAAATTATTAAATGATAAAAATATTAATATATATAACACAATAGTTGGTAATTTTATGACTTCATTAGAAATGGCAGGAGCTTCTATCACTATATTAAAACTTGACGATGAATTAAAACAATTACTTGATTCAAATGCTGATACACCTGCCTTTAAAAATATTTGATTATACAGAGGAGAATAATTATGATATCAAATACTTTACTTATAAAAATATTAAATAATATAGCTATTACTATAAAAGAAAATAAAGAATATTTAACTCATCTAGACTCAGTTATAGGGGATTCTGATCATGGATTTAATATGAACAAAGGCTTTAACGAAGTAAAACAAAAATTAGAATCTCTACAAAATAAAGATTGTGGAACTATACTTAAAAATATTGCTATGACACTTATTTCAAAAGTAGGTGGAGCTTCAGGTCCTCTTTATGGAACTGCTTTTTTAAAAGCATCAGTAGTTGTAAAAGATAAATATGAGATTAGTGAAGAAGATTCTATAAAAATGTTTGATGAAGCAATTAAAGGAATTATATCAAGAGGTAAAGCTAAACAAGGAGATAAAACAATGTTAGATGCTCTTACCCCAGCATATCAAATTTATAAAGACTCAATAAATAAAGGAGATAGTATTGAAATAGCTATTTTACAAGCTCAAAAAGCAGCATACGAAGGAGTAGAATATACAAAGACAATAAAAGCTACAAAAGGAAGAGCTAGCTATCTAGGGGATAGAAGTATTGGTCATCAAGACCCTGGAGCTACTTCTAGCTATTTGATATTAAAATCTATATCAAATACTTTAAATAACATAAATAAATAAATTTAAATATTTTAAAGTTAGGTGATAAAATGATAGGTATTGTAATAGTATCTCATAGTCAGAAAATAGCAGATGGTGTTATAGAGCTAATTAGTCAAATGGCACAATCAAGTATAAATATAATACCAGCTGCAGGAACAGATGATAATAGAATTGGAACTGATGTTATAAAGATTAAAAATGCTATAATTAAAGCAGATTCGGGTGATGGTGTGGTAGTTCTAGCTGATATAGGAAGTTCTGTCATGAGTACAGAAATAGCTTTTGAAATGTTAGATAATGAACTTAGACAAAGAGTTTTTATTGCTGATGCTCCTCTCGTTGAAGGTGCTATAGGTGCCGTTGTACAAGTATCTATTGGCGGTGATTTNNNNNNNNNNNNNNNNNNNNNNNNNNNNNNNNNNNNNNNNNNNNNNNNNNNNNNNNNNNNNNNNNNNNNNNNNNNNNNNNNNNNNNNNNNNNNNNNNNNNNNNNNNNNNNNNNNNNNNNNNNNNNNNNNNNNNNNNNNNNNNNNNNNNNNNNNNNNNNNNNNNNNNNNNNNNNNNNNNNNNNNNNNNNNNNNNNNNNNNNNNNNNNNNNNNNNNNNNNNNNNNNNNNNNNNNNNNNNNNNNNNNNNNNNNNNNNNNNNNNNNNNNNNNNNNNNNNNNNNNNNNNNNNNNNNNNNNNNNNNNNNNNNNNNNNNNNNNNNNNNNNNNNNNNNNNNNNNNNNNNNNNNNNNNNNNNNNNNNNNNNNNNNNNNNNNNNNNNNNNNNNNNNNNNNNNNNNNNNNNNNNNNNNNNNNNNNNNNNNNNNNNNNNNNNNNNNNNNNNNNNNNNNNNNNNNNNNNNNNNNNNNNNNNNNNNNNNNNNNNNNNNNNNNNNNNNNNNNNNNNNNNNNNNNNNNNNNNNNNNNNNNNNNNNNNNNNNNNNNNNNNNNNNNNNNNNNNNNNNNNNNNNNNNNNNNNNNNNNNNNNNNNNNNNNNNNNNNNNNNNNNNNNNNNNNNNNNNNNNNNNNNNNNNNNNNNNNNNNNNNNNNNNNNNNNNNNNNNNNNNNNNNNNNNNNNNNNNNNNNNNNNNNNNNNNNNNNNNNNNNNNNNNNNNNNNNNNNNNNNNNNNNNNNNNNNNNNNNNNNNNNNNNNNNNNNNNNNNN comes from the Senegalia massiliensis genome and includes:
- the dhaM gene encoding dihydroxyacetone kinase phosphoryl donor subunit DhaM is translated as MIGIVIVSHSQKIADGVIELISQMAQSSINIIPAAGTDDNRIGTDVIKIKNAIIKADSGDGVVVLADIGSSVMSTEIAFEMLDNELRQRVFIADAPLVEGAIGAVVQVSIGGD
- a CDS encoding DUF2871 family protein; the encoded protein is MNRYIKTAIYYAILGLATGVFYREFT
- a CDS encoding DUF2871 domain-containing protein; protein product: MNRYIKTAIYYAILGLATGVFYREFTKFNGVDGETSLAFIHVHTLILGMIFFLILSLFEDKFHISTFKSFKVFNIFYNAGLMTTIGIFLVRGITEVLESNISRGLDKALSGIAGLGHISLSIGLITMLLILNKASKKLNNQTQKI
- the dhaK gene encoding dihydroxyacetone kinase subunit DhaK, translated to MKKIINNPENVVNEMLEGILKAHPKYVRRIEGTDVLVRKTSPIKGKVALVSGGGSGHEPSHAGFVGKGMLNAAVSGEVFTSPTPDQVFEAIKAVDGGKGVLLIVKNYTGDIMNFEMAEEMAELEDIKVKHVVVNDDVAVEDSTYTSGRRGIAGTILVHKIAGAAAEKGMSLEDVQRIAQKVIKNIRSMGMSLSSCIVPAAGKPSFILEEDEMEVGLGIHGEPGTHREKIKEADEITKELLDKILEDIKIEEDDEVTILVNGLGATPLMELYIMNRHLHKLLNDKNINIYNTIVGNFMTSLEMAGASITILKLDDELKQLLDSNADTPAFKNI
- the dhaL gene encoding dihydroxyacetone kinase subunit DhaL, with product MISNTLLIKILNNIAITIKENKEYLTHLDSVIGDSDHGFNMNKGFNEVKQKLESLQNKDCGTILKNIAMTLISKVGGASGPLYGTAFLKASVVVKDKYEISEEDSIKMFDEAIKGIISRGKAKQGDKTMLDALTPAYQIYKDSINKGDSIEIAILQAQKAAYEGVEYTKTIKATKGRASYLGDRSIGHQDPGATSSYLILKSISNTLNNINK